The Streptococcus sp. oral taxon 431 nucleotide sequence GCTCCTACTTCTTTTTGGAAAAAATGGTTTGGTTAATTCTTCTTCAAAGCTAAGATTTGACCAATGTTTGTAGCTGTATATTCTAAATAGATAGCGGCATTTTTTAGACTGTCTTCCAGTGGTTCACTTTTTTCTAAGATAGAAAAGGCTGCAACGATATTTTCAAATGGTAAGGGTGGTAAATCCTCTGACAGACTCCCACAAATAGCAATAACTGGAACACCATTTGGTGTTCTTTTTGCTACACCGATTGGAGCCTTGCCAGCTAAGCTTTGAGTGTCTAATCTTCCTTCACCAACGATGACAAGATCTGCATCCGCAACTTTCTGATCAAAACCGATTAAATCTAAACAAGTGTGAATACCAGAAACAATTGTTGCTCCAGCAAAAGAACATAAGCCCGCTGCAATACCACCACCTGCTCCAGCTCCTTCCAGTTTTAAGATTTCAGGGGCAACTTTTCGATAGAAGTTTTCAATAGCAGAATCAACTTCATGAAATTGAGCTGGATTTAAGCCTTTTTGCTTGCCAAATGTATATGTAGCTCCTTGTAGGCCACAGAGAGGATTGGTCACATCTGCTAAGATTTTAATTCGCACATCAGAAGGAATAGATATAACTTTCTCCTTTGAGATATCAGTAATTTCAAACAAGTATTGACCCGTAGCTAGAAGTTCATCTCCATTTTTGTCATAGAACTGGTAACCAATTCCTGAAGAAATACCAATCCCACCATCGTTACTGGATGTCCCACCAACTCCGATATAGATTTCTTTCATTCCTTGCTCTATTAAATGCAGGATTAGTTGGCCAATCCCCTTTGTTTGAATCTTCAGGGGATTTCGTTTTTCAATGGGAATTTTAGCAAGACCTATCAAATCCGCAACTTCAAATAAAGCGAGAGTTTCTTTATAAACATAAGGCATTTGTACCTCATCACCAAAGGGACCTGTTACCTGAGTTGTATGTTCTTCAAGACCTAAAGCACTTTTTATAGCGTCTACTGTTCCTTCTCCTCCATCTCCAACAGGTAAGAGCAAACATTCCGATTCAGGTAGATCCTTTTGAAGGCCTCGTTTGATAGCTTTAGCTACTTCACTTGCAGGGAGACTCTCCTTAAAAGAGTTAGGTGCGATAACAATTTTCATACACTCTCCTTTCTAATCAAAATAAATCTATCAGCTTCAATACTCTTGAGAAGTCTCTTTCTTCAATTTGAAGGGGAATTTCCTCTTTCACGATTGCTTTGGCACAGAAGCCAATGCCGATTCCAGCTCTCTTCAACATTGCTAAATCATTAGCTCCATCTCCAATAGCAATGGTTCTTTCGAGTGGTACCACTAATTCATCAGCCCATCTTACTAGAGTCTCTTCCTTGACTTCCCTAGTAATGATCTCTCCTTCAAGTTTTCCTGTCAAAAATCCATCTTTTACTTCAAGACGATTTGCAGCAATTAGCCTAATACCAAGTTCAGTTGCTAGTCTTTCGACAATAGGTACAAAACCACCCGAAACTAGACCGACCTCAATATCATGTTTTTGAAGAATTTTAACGAACTCTTGGGCATTCTTGCTAAAATGAACCTGTGTATAAAGATGTTCAAATTTATCGACAGATAGTCCTTGTAATAAAGAAACACGTTTTCTCAGGCTTTCTTCAAAATCTAGTTCTCCGCTCATAGCTTGGGCAGTCAGTAGAGCTACTTCATTTTCACACTCTGCTTCTTTCCCCAACAAATCAATAACTTCCTCTTCTATTAGTGTCCCATCAACATCCAGTACACAGAGCCCTCTAGCTTTATTCATATAACTTCCTTACTTTTTTCATTTCAAAAAAGGCTCTATAATATTTGTAGTGGGTAAATCCCCTATAGATATTATGGAGCCTATTTTGTGTAGAAAAAAAGTCCCATAAGATCTATAATAAAAAGCGACTAAACAACTCATTAGAAAGAATCATATGGAACAATTACATTTTATCACAAAACTGCTTGATATCAAAGACACAAATATCAAGATTCTAGATATCATCAATATGGATACACACAAGGAAATTGTCGCTAAACTGGACTATGACGCCCCGTCTTGCCCTGAGTGCGGATGTCAAATGAAGAAATATGATTTTCAAAAACCGTCGAAAATTCCTTACCTCGAAACGACTGGTATGCCTACTAGAATCCTCCTTAGAAAACGCCGTTTCAAGTGCTATCATTGCTCGAAAATGATAGTCGCTGAAACCTCTATCGTTAAGAAGAATCATCAAATTCCTCGTATTATCAACCAAAAGATTGCTCAAAAGTTGATTGAAAAGACTTCTATGACTGATATTGCACATCAGCTATCCATTTCAACTTCAACTGTCATTCGTAAACTCAATAACTTTCACTTTAAGCATGATTTTTCTCGTCTTCCAGAGATTATGTCTTGGGACGAGTATTCTTTTACCAAGGGAAAGATGAGTTTTATCGCACAAGATTTTGATCAGCTCAATATCATTACTGTTCTTGAGGGAAGAACACAAGCTATCATCCGCAATCACTTTCTTCGCTACGATAGAGCGATCCGATGTCGAGTGAAAATCATTACTATGGATATGTTTAGTCCGTACTATAACTTGGCTAAACAGCTTTTTCCATGTGCTAAAATCGTTCTAGATCGTTTTCACATTGTTCAACATCTTAGCCGAGCTATAAGTCGGGTTCGTGTCCAAATCATGAATCAATTTGAGCGAAAATCTCATGAATACAAGGCTATCAAGCGCTATTGGAAACTCATCCAACAAGATAGCCGTAAACTGAGTGATAAACGTTTTTATCGCCCTACTTTTCGCATGCACTTAACTAATAAAGAGATTCTAGACAAGCTTTTGAGCTATTCCGAAGAGTTGAAACACCACTATAATCTCTATCAGCTCTTGCTTTTTCACTTTCAGAATAAAGAGCTCGAGAAATTTTTCGGACTTATTGAAGACAATCTAAAAAAGGTTCATCCTCTTTTTCAGACTGTCTTTAAGACATTTCTCAAGGACAAAGAGAAAATTGTCAACGCCCTTCAATTGCCCTATTCCAA carries:
- a CDS encoding ISL3 family transposase, which translates into the protein MEQLHFITKLLDIKDTNIKILDIINMDTHKEIVAKLDYDAPSCPECGCQMKKYDFQKPSKIPYLETTGMPTRILLRKRRFKCYHCSKMIVAETSIVKKNHQIPRIINQKIAQKLIEKTSMTDIAHQLSISTSTVIRKLNNFHFKHDFSRLPEIMSWDEYSFTKGKMSFIAQDFDQLNIITVLEGRTQAIIRNHFLRYDRAIRCRVKIITMDMFSPYYNLAKQLFPCAKIVLDRFHIVQHLSRAISRVRVQIMNQFERKSHEYKAIKRYWKLIQQDSRKLSDKRFYRPTFRMHLTNKEILDKLLSYSEELKHHYNLYQLLLFHFQNKELEKFFGLIEDNLKKVHPLFQTVFKTFLKDKEKIVNALQLPYSNAKLEATNNLIKLIKRNAFGFRNFNNFKKRIFIALNIKMERTTIVLSRC
- the serB gene encoding phosphoserine phosphatase SerB, with translation MNKARGLCVLDVDGTLIEEEVIDLLGKEAECENEVALLTAQAMSGELDFEESLRKRVSLLQGLSVDKFEHLYTQVHFSKNAQEFVKILQKHDIEVGLVSGGFVPIVERLATELGIRLIAANRLEVKDGFLTGKLEGEIITREVKEETLVRWADELVVPLERTIAIGDGANDLAMLKRAGIGIGFCAKAIVKEEIPLQIEERDFSRVLKLIDLF
- a CDS encoding glycerate kinase, which encodes MKIVIAPNSFKESLPASEVAKAIKRGLQKDLPESECLLLPVGDGGEGTVDAIKSALGLEEHTTQVTGPFGDEVQMPYVYKETLALFEVADLIGLAKIPIEKRNPLKIQTKGIGQLILHLIEQGMKEIYIGVGGTSSNDGGIGISSGIGYQFYDKNGDELLATGQYLFEITDISKEKVISIPSDVRIKILADVTNPLCGLQGATYTFGKQKGLNPAQFHEVDSAIENFYRKVAPEILKLEGAGAGGGIAAGLCSFAGATIVSGIHTCLDLIGFDQKVADADLVIVGEGRLDTQSLAGKAPIGVAKRTPNGVPVIAICGSLSEDLPPLPFENIVAAFSILEKSEPLEDSLKNAAIYLEYTATNIGQILALKKN